One genomic region from Phoenix dactylifera cultivar Barhee BC4 unplaced genomic scaffold, palm_55x_up_171113_PBpolish2nd_filt_p 000190F, whole genome shotgun sequence encodes:
- the LOC108511803 gene encoding uncharacterized protein LOC108511803: MLLPELSSSLRRNGANALVAFFHGRRRLLGDVLCLFSSTGAAATPKPHFMVDYLVDSCGFSPEKAARALKHVRRIESPQQPDSVLDFFKRHGFDDPQIKKLVSWQPRWLSLDVEKRLAPKFRALRELGFYESDVIHITLSNASSLNLRLHATLLPKIELWRSLLGSNDVLIKFLKRRLRLLSCSVEKCVLPNLAVLRDCGIPESKISVILKQHPAVVVQRPASLQALIDRTEGLGIPRHSGMFGWALRILYRVNEAKFKAKMEFMRILGWSESEFLSAFRMTPSILGASEKALQKKMEFWVKEAGCQPSYLAHHPVLLMCSLENRLIPRYRAMEILKSKGLCSDDKSPYTIMCLSEENFMKNFILRHKEEVPELCEMYASCCNRGRTR; this comes from the coding sequence ATGTTGCTGCCCgagctctcctcctccctccgacGCAACGGCGCCAACGCCCTCGTCGCCTTCTTCCATGGCCGCCGGCGCCTCCTCGGAGACGTCCTCTGCCTTTTCTCCTCAACCGGTGCCGCCGCGACCCCGAAACCGCATTTCATGGTCGACTACCTCGTCGACTCGTGCGGGTTCTCGCCGGAGAAGGCTGCCAGAGCCTTGAAGCACGTCCGCCGCATCGAATCCCCCCAACAACCGGACTCCGTCTTGGATTTCTTCAAAAGACACGGTTTTGATGACCCCCAGATCAAAAAGCTCGTGTCTTGGCAGCCCAGATGGCTCTCCCTCGACGTGGAGAAGCGCCTGGCCCCAAAGTTCCGAGCTTTACGAGAACTCGGCTTCTACGAGTCCGACGTCATCCACATCACGCTCTCAAACGCTTCCAGCCTCAATCTCAGGCTCCACGCCACCCTTCTCCCCAAGATCGAGCTGTGGAGGAGTCTCCTCGGATCGAATGACGTCCTGATAAAATTCCTCAAGAGGAGACTGCGGCTTCTCTCTTGCAGCGTTGAAAAGTGTGTCCTTCCTAACCTAGCAGTCTTGCGGGACTGCGGCATTCCAGAGAGCAAGATCTCTGTCATCTTGAAGCAGCATCCAGCAGTCGTCGTGCAGAGGCCGGCTTCGCTCCAGGCTTTGATTGATCGCACCGAGGGGCTTGGGATACCCCGCCACTCGGGAATGTTCGGCTGGGCCCTTCGTATCCTCTACAGAGTGAACGAAGCCAAGTTCAAGGCGAAGATGGAGTTCATGAGAATCTTGGGCTGGTCAGAGTCGGAGTTCCTTTCTGCTTTCCGTATGACACCCTCTATCTTAGGCGCTTCCGAGAAGGCGCTGCAGAAAAAGATGGAGTTTTGGGTGAAGGAAGCTGGTTGCCAACCCTCCTACCTCGCGCACCATCCAGTGCTCTTGATGTGTAGTTTAGAGAACAGGTTGATCCCTCGGTATCGGGCCATGGAGATTCTGAAATCAAAAGGATTATGCAGTGATGATAAAAGTCCGTATACCATTATGTGTCTCTCGGAGGAGAATTTTATGAAGAACTTTATTCTCCGCCACAAGGAGGAAGTCCCTGAACTCTGTGAAATGTATGCCTCTTGCTGCAATAGAGGCAGAACCCGCTAA
- the LOC103721207 gene encoding DNA polymerase I A, chloroplastic-like, producing the protein MAMGLSTCGGGLRPCSPSPSFCFSSSLRRPVTGLTRPPLRPALGVVGQEYHSFPESEAHCSDNWTYGSIKPVVPPVSSSGPVLTRSDMHHADGNPYGPKNFSSDFGLSSNHEVMGRAYSAMHASRDMYSKSKSTWNRETCKIMRDKLCQGIALGRVLASSEDLVDLQDETASKSANGFKKAIFPTYSSIRGSMLPCSAMDSNINTSLKENPLMDTPWHSKSLMAQAVEEGIQPNGSQLLKHMDDVKEPLSGFAGLRSGNVGEADRETCQSTEHFVETSLDQRSHPENLIGPKGENQQKLAQIYDKVVVVDNISTAKKVVQMLMTKYRNFIHACDTEVSKIDVKQETPVGHGEIICFSIYSGPEADFGYGKSCIWVDVLDGGRNVLMEFAPFFEDPSIKKVWHNYSFDSHVIENYGIKLSGFHADTMHLARLWDSSRRADGGYSLESLTGDSRVMSRKQSSCDKELVVGKISMKSIFGKKKVKKDGSEGKLITVAPVEILQREERVPWICYSALDSISTLKLYDSLKEKLGKMGWILDGVNRGSMYDFYEEYWRPFGVLLVKMESDGMLVDRAYLSEIQKVAIAEQQVVADKFRKWASKYCPDAKYMNIGSDAQIRQLFFGGTLNRKDQNETLPLSKTFKVPNTENVIEEGKKSPSKYRTIKLDSLGVQMPTEMYTASGWPSVCGDALKIFAGKVSTDEIYLIDEYENQSDSTSSDGKDTSFYGSAYEAFNGGKEGREACHAIAALCEVCSIDSLISNFILPLQGSHISCKNGRVHCSLNINTETGRLSARRPNLQNQPALEKDRYKIRQAFIAEPGHTLIVADYGQLELRILAHLANCKSMLDAFKAGGDFHSRTAVNMYAHIRKAVEEKRVLLEWHPQPGEEKPPVPLLKDAFAAERRKAKMLNFSIAYGKTPVGLSRDWKVSTKEAKKTVKLWYDDRKEVLRWQEECKRQAWEHGCVYTLLGRRRCFPPMTHASHGQKGHMERAAINTPVQGSAADVAMCAMLEIDRNTRLKELGWRLLLQVHDEVILEGPTESAELAKAIVTECMSKPFYGTNFLQVDLSVDAKCAQNWYAAK; encoded by the exons ATGGCGATGGGGCTTTCCACCTGCGGCGGCGGTCTCAGGCCctgctccccctccccctccttctgcttctcctcctccctccgccGCCCTGTCACGGGCTTGACGCGGCCGCCCCTCCGACCCGCCTTGGGTGTCGTCGG GCAGGAGTATCATTCATTTCCAGAATCGGAGGCTCACTGTTCTGATAATTGGACTTATGGTTCCATAAAACCTGTTGTACCTCCGGTTAGTAGTTCTGGTCCAGTTCTTACAAGGAGTGACATGCACCATGCTGATGGCAATCCTTATGGCCCTAAAAACTTTTCTTCAGATTTTGGATTATCTTCCAATCATGAAGTAATGGGAAGGGCTTACAGTGCTATGCATGCATCACGTGATATGTACTCCAAATCTAAATCTACTTGGAATCGAGAGACATGCAAAATTATGAGAGACAAACTTTGTCAAGGTATTGCTCTTGGCCGTGTTTTAGCATCATCAGAAGACTTAGTAGACCTACAAGATGAAACTGCTTCTAAGAGTGCGAATGGCTTCAAAAAGGCAATTTTTCCAACTTATTCATCCATCAGGGGCAGTATGCTTCCTTGTTCTGCTATGGACAGCAATATTAATACAAGTTTGAAGGAAAACCCTCTAATGGATACCCCTTGGCATTCAAAGTCACTAATGGCACAGGCTGTTGAGGAAGGGATCCAGCCCAATGGATCACAGTTGTTGAAGCATATGGATGATGTCAAAGAGCCTCTTTCTGGTTTTGCTGGACTTAGATCTGGCAATGTAGGTGAAGCAGACAGAGAAACATGCCAAAGTACTGAGCATTTCGTTGAAACTTCTCTTGACCAAAGAAGTCATCCCGAAAACCTTATTGGGCCTAAGGGGGAAAACCAACAGAAGCTTGCTCAGATATATGACAAAGTTGTTGTGGTTGATAATATCTCAACAGCAAAAAAAGTAGTTCAAATGCTTATGACAAAATACAGGAATTTCATCCATGCGTGTGATACAGAG GTGTCCAAGATTGATGTTAAACAGGAGACACCTGTTGGTCATGGAGAGATCATATGCTTTAGTATTTATTCTGGTCCAGAAGCAGATTTTGGTTATGGGAAATCTTGTATTTGGGTGGATGTGCTTGACGGTGGTCGAAATGTTCTGATGGAATTTGCTCCATTCTTTGAAGACCCATCCATTAAGAAG GTTTGGCATAATTATAGCTTTGATAGTCATGTTATAGAGAACTACGGGATCAAGCTTTCTGGGTTCCATGCAGATACCATGCATCTTGCACGGCTATGGGATTCTTCAAGAAGAGCTGACGGTGGGTATTCTCTTGAATCACTTACTGGTGATTCAAGGGTCATGTCCAGGAAACAGTCATCTTGTGACAAGGAATTGGTTGTTGGGAAGATATCAATGAAGTCCATATTTGGTAAGAAAAAGGTGAAAAAAGATGGCTCTGAAGGCAAGCTTATCACTGTTGCTCCTGTTGAAATTCTTCAAAGAGAAGAACGAGTACCATGGATTTGCTATTCTGCTTTAGATTCAATAAGTActttgaaactttatgataGCTTGAAGGAAAAGCTTGGGAAAATGGGTTGGATTCTTGATGGTGTTAATAGAGGATCAATGTATGATTTCTATGAAGAATACTGGCGTCCATTTGGTGTTCTTTTAGTCAAAATGGAGTCTGATGGAATGCTTGTTGATCGAGCTTATCTTTCGGAGATTCAAAAAGTTGCTATTGCTGAACAACAAGTAGTGGCAGACAAATTTCGGAAGTGGGCATCTAAGTATTGTCCTGATGCTAAGTACATGAACATTGGCAGTGATGCCCAAATCCGCCAGCTTTTTTTTGGCGGTACTCTAAATAG AAAGGATCAAAATGAAACACTGCCTTTATCAAAGACCTTTAAAGTACCTAATACTGAAAATGTGATTGAAGAGGGCAAGAAGTctccttctaaatatcggacTATTAAATTAGACAGTCTTGGTGTACAAATGCCAACTGAGATGTATACGGCTAGTGGGTGGCCTTCGGTTTGCGGTGATGCTCTGAAAATTTTTGCTGGAAAGGTCTCCACTGATGAAATATATCTAATTGATGAATATGAAAATCAGTCTGATAGCACAAGTTCTGATGGCAAAGACACATCCTTTTATGGATCTGCTTATGAAGCATTTAATGGAGGCAAGGAGGGGAGGGAGGCTTGTCATGCAATTGCAGCCCTTTGCGAAGTTTGCTCTATTGATTCCTTGATATCCAATTTCATTCTTCCCTTACAG GGGAGTCATATATCATGTAAAAATGGGCGCGTTCACTGTTCTCTAAACATCAATACTGAAACTGGACGTTTATCAGCCAGGAGACCAAACTTGCAG AATCAACCAGCATTAGAGAAGGATCGGTACAAAATTCGGCAGGCTTTTATTGCTGAACCCGGACACACTCTTATTGTTGCTGATTATGGGCAG ctGGAGCTTAGGATCTTAGCACATCTTGCAAACTGTAAAAGCATGCTGGATGCCTTCAAAGCTGGTGGAGATTTCCATTCTAGGACAGCTGTGAATATGTATGCCCATATCCGTAAAGCTGTTGAAGAAAAGAGAGTACTTCTTGAGTGGCATCCTCAACCTGGTGAAGAGAAACCTCCAGTTCCACTTTTAAAG GATGCTTTTGCTGCTGAAAGAAGGAAAGCTAAGATGCTTAATTTCTCTATTGCTTATGGAAAAACTCCTGTAGGGCTCTCTCGGGATTGGAAG GTCTCTACCAAAGAAGCAAAAAAAACGGTTAAACTTTGGTACGATGATAGAAAAGAAGTTCTCCGGTGGCAAGAAGAATGCAAAAGACAAGCATGGGAACATGGGTGTGTTTATACTTTGCTAGGACGGAGACGCTGTTTTCCTCCAATGACTCATGCCAGTCATGGTCAGAAGGGTCACATGGAGAGAGCTGCAATCAATACTCCAGTACAG GGTAGCGCAGCAGATGTTGCTATGTGTGCAATGCTTGAGATAGACAGGAATACTCGTCTGAAAGAGCTTGGATGGAGACTATTATTGCAG GTGCATGATGAAGTGATACTGGAAGGACCTACAGAGTCAGCTGAGCTTGCCAAGGCTATAGTCACCGAATGCATGTCCAAACCCTTTTATGGCACCAACTTCCTCCAGGTTGACCTTTCTGTTGATGCCAAGTGTGCACAGAATTGGTATGCGGCCAAGTAA